CGATTTGTCCGCCTTTGGCCCTTCTTTTCTACAAATGACCTGGGATTTCGGATTGCGGGTGTTTTTCTACGATTCTTTCCACAGAGTAAGAAGGGATCAGGAAGCGTTTCTGTAACAGAGTGAATGGATGCGAGTAAAAACGTTCCTCTTGCGGAGTTCCTCAGATACTTCCGCTCTCTCCATTTTGTTTCGAAGATCGGTTCCCATGGAATGCCTGCTTTGTTTGTGATCGTTTTTGGTGAGTTCCAAGGAAAAAGAATTTCCGTTTCATTAAGAATGGGAGAAGAGAATTGGAATTTCCGATTTTTATTTCTAATAACTTTTCGATAAAGTTTTCGACAAACTCACCGTTTTTGCTGAAGGGATGCTTTTCGTCGCATAAAAGAAAAGAAGATTCCGGAACAGTGATTTTCAATTTAAAACGGGACAAAGGAAGAACTCGTTCTCAAAACTGGCGGTTATTGTCGTGAACCAAAAAAAAGAATCGTTTTTTTCTTGGGTAACCACCAGCCGTAGCATTTCGTTTTTGAAAATAGGGGATTGGTGGATATCGTTTGTCGGTCGAAAATCACTTTCGATTTTCGTTGTATTCAAAAAATGCGATGGAATAAAAAAAAGCCGCCTTGCGGCGGCTTTTTTACCATAAACAACTTGCAAACTAAGTGTGAATTACTTAGTAGCTTCAGCTGCAGCTTTTTTCAAAGAATCTTCAGCAGCTACTGCTTGTTTTTGCAGTTCTTCAGGATTTGAGTGAATCAGTGGGCTCACACCTGGAATACCTGGTGGGAAGAGCAGACCAACTGAGGCAACGAAAGATCCTTTCACTTCACCTGGTTTGTAGGTAGTGAAAGAAATTCTGTAAAGACCTCTTACTAAAAGTTTTTTAGTATCGATACTTTTCAGTTCGTCAAAAGATTTTGGAGGATTAGGGATGGTAATTCTTGTAAGAGAGTTGTATTTTGCATGTCTCTCTTCTTTGTAAGTATCATCTCCATCATCATCGTCGTCGAGCTTTTGAAGTGGTTTTCCTTTCGCCGCTTTAGCGATTTGGTCCGGCATAATAGCGGACATTCTTTCAACGCGAATCCAAGTATCGAACCAATTTGGCATTGATTTTTCTTCTGGAGTTGCCGCTTTGAAAGCGTCACTTACTAGGTCTCCGTCGCCTGGCTCACCGATTTCGCCAGTTGGGGAAATCATACGAACTCCCATCTCAGCGATAACAGCAGGAACCCAAACGTAAAGGTAGTATGCTTTTTTGCTTCCATCGACTAAACCGTCTGGCGCTTGTCCTGGCTTGATGTATCCATAGTAATGGATTACAGATCCGTAGGGAAGAAGCGTTTTCACGGTTTCATTTGTCCCTGGGATTGTGCTCTCGCTCAGTACAAAAGAGCTTTTTAGGCTTGGCAGACCACCGAACGCACCACAAGCGGTAATGCTTGCAAATAATGCGACGGAGATAGCCAAAATCGAAAGTTTTTTCATAGACTCTCCTTAGTTAGGAAAATCACGGTATGGACTCGGGAACTTTTTGTAAATCAATATTGAATAATTTTTTACCTGAAAGTGAAAGAATCTAATTAAAATGGAACTTAAAAAGGAATCCAAAGTCTCAATAGATCCTTATAGAACGGTCATAGACTCCGTTTTCAGTTTTAGAATTCTTTTGGAAAAAAATTCTAAATCGGTGAGCGGCGGTAGGAAGAATTCATTTTTTCTGAAAAAACCGTTTGATCCAGTCCCAAAGATCCAAAAACCAAGCAAGGATTCTTCCAAAAATTGTTGAATACGAATACCGCTCAAGGAGTTCTTGGACTCTTTCCTGTTCCTCCGAAGTAAATTCCAAACGAATGTTGTTTTCTTCGGCCTCCATCTGAACTCTTTCCTTTTTATTTCGAATGTCTACGATCCGAACGTCGACGTATTCCCAACCGAGCGACTTTACGCTTTCAAGTCTTCTCTCTCCGGAAATCAAGGTATTGTCCAGATCGATGAGAATCGGATGCAAAAGACCCAGCTTTTGGATGGATTCCTTTAAAGGGCGAAGATCGCCCAAATCTTTTCGGATACGATTCTTAACTTTGATGTCGGAGACTCGGATTTTCATTGTTTCTCAAAAATATTCGGGTGGCTCTCGATTCAATTCAATTCTGCTCTAAACGGTTCAATTTGTTGTAGAATCGGTTGGGAACATAGTTTGGATCTTCTTGACACTGAAGGAATCCATAGGTTTTTGGAATGAAAGCGGGTATCCATTACGGTTACTCAGTCAATTTCACCATCAGGAAGAACAGATGTCTTTAAAAGATTTTATTTTTACTTCGGAATCGGTCGGAGAAGGCCATCCAGATAAGGTTTGCGACCAAATTTCCGATGCGATTCTAGACGCGTATTTGGAGCAAGATCCAAAGTCTCGAGTTGCTTGTGAAACCTTGGTGACCACGAATTTAGTCGTGATCGCTGGTGAAATTACAAGTAAAGGTAAGGTGGATGCGCAGGAGATTGCGAGGAACGTAATCCGTGATATCGGTTATAACGACATCACGATGGGCTTTGACGCTGACTTCGCGGTTGTCTCCGCTCACGTTCATGCGCAGAGTCCGGACATCTCTCAAGGGGTGACCGAAGGAGAAGGACTTTTCAAAGAACAAGGAGCCGGTGACCAGGGTTTGATGTTCGGTTTTGCGATCAACGAGACTCCGGAACTCATGCCGATGCCGATCTACTATTCTCACGAACTCGTAAAA
The Leptospira stimsonii DNA segment above includes these coding regions:
- the lipL32 gene encoding major surface lipoprotein LipL32, producing MKKLSILAISVALFASITACGAFGGLPSLKSSFVLSESTIPGTNETVKTLLPYGSVIHYYGYIKPGQAPDGLVDGSKKAYYLYVWVPAVIAEMGVRMISPTGEIGEPGDGDLVSDAFKAATPEEKSMPNWFDTWIRVERMSAIMPDQIAKAAKGKPLQKLDDDDDGDDTYKEERHAKYNSLTRITIPNPPKSFDELKSIDTKKLLVRGLYRISFTTYKPGEVKGSFVASVGLLFPPGIPGVSPLIHSNPEELQKQAVAAEDSLKKAAAEATK
- a CDS encoding ParB N-terminal domain-containing protein; the protein is MKIRVSDIKVKNRIRKDLGDLRPLKESIQKLGLLHPILIDLDNTLISGERRLESVKSLGWEYVDVRIVDIRNKKERVQMEAEENNIRLEFTSEEQERVQELLERYSYSTIFGRILAWFLDLWDWIKRFFQKK